The Spirosoma foliorum genome has a window encoding:
- the cyoE gene encoding heme o synthase — protein sequence MEKTLAIAVINVKAKAYIELLKLKLTLAVVFSGVFGYCLAVDQINWWMIAILIVASICMTGAANIINQIIEKDSDKVMKRTAVRPLPTGRLTVREAATFAFILFGAACYLYVQFFNIRAAALAVLSLLLYGFVYTPLKRKGQVAVFVGALPGAFPPMIGWVAATNHFGWIPGILFAVQFFWQFPHFWSIGWLAFDEYKKAGIQMMPGNGKTTDTAFRIMIYTLFLLPIGWLPFLLGVTGIYSALVATIGGILFLAQTFHLMRTCTDKAALQMMFGSLLYLPVVQIVYLLDKV from the coding sequence TGGCAGTCGTATTCTCCGGTGTGTTTGGTTATTGTTTGGCAGTAGATCAGATTAACTGGTGGATGATAGCTATATTAATTGTGGCTTCTATTTGCATGACAGGAGCGGCTAATATCATCAATCAAATAATAGAAAAAGATTCAGATAAGGTAATGAAACGAACCGCAGTTCGGCCATTACCAACGGGGCGACTTACCGTTCGCGAAGCGGCAACCTTTGCCTTTATTCTCTTTGGGGCAGCGTGTTACTTATACGTTCAGTTCTTTAATATTAGAGCCGCTGCTTTAGCTGTACTCTCTTTATTGCTGTATGGATTTGTTTATACACCGCTCAAACGAAAAGGGCAAGTCGCGGTGTTTGTAGGTGCTTTGCCTGGCGCTTTTCCGCCAATGATAGGCTGGGTAGCCGCAACAAACCATTTTGGTTGGATACCAGGTATTTTGTTTGCGGTACAGTTTTTCTGGCAGTTCCCTCATTTCTGGTCTATTGGCTGGCTGGCTTTTGATGAATATAAAAAAGCAGGTATTCAAATGATGCCCGGAAATGGGAAAACGACCGATACGGCTTTTAGAATCATGATTTATACGCTATTCCTGTTGCCTATAGGATGGCTTCCTTTCCTTCTGGGGGTGACAGGAATATATTCAGCTTTAGTTGCGACAATAGGCGGAATCTTGTTCTTAGCGCAAACGTTTCACTTGATGAGAACGTGTACTGATAAGGCAGCTCTACAAATGATGTTTGGATCATTGTTGTATTTGCCTGTGGTACAGATTGTTTACCTATTAGATAAAGTATAA
- a CDS encoding cytochrome C oxidase subunit IV family protein, which yields MSDHSHGTHEVGEIPPANTGLIWRTFIILSVITAFEFTLAYLMKAGTLRTTIFVLMTLVKAFYIVGEFMHLKHEVKSLIWAIVIPVVFVIWLLVALLTEGGAIGNAVFGVH from the coding sequence ATGTCTGATCATTCACACGGAACCCACGAGGTTGGCGAAATACCACCCGCTAATACCGGCCTTATCTGGCGCACGTTCATAATCCTGTCTGTCATTACAGCGTTTGAGTTTACGCTGGCTTACTTAATGAAAGCGGGTACATTAAGAACAACAATTTTCGTATTGATGACATTGGTTAAAGCTTTTTATATCGTTGGTGAGTTTATGCACCTTAAGCACGAGGTAAAAAGCCTGATCTGGGCAATTGTCATTCCAGTAGTTTTTGTCATTTGGTTACTGGTTGCTTTATTAACTGAAGGTGGAGCAATAGGCAACGCAGTTTTTGGGGTTCATTAA
- a CDS encoding cytochrome c oxidase subunit 3 yields MAATVTHDTLTHESDQIFDKKTWMGGVEPMKVSYGKLMMWFFLISDTFTFSALLVTYGLIRYSYPSWDPAIYGEVFKFSNLYWPTPEMVYASVPFLHGVHAPLIFVGIMTFILIFSSVTMVLAVEAGHRMDRADVEKYMLWTILGGFTFLGSQAWEWSHFIHGTETGTTISELINGQTIQRTIFGANLVENQYGPPAFADLFFFITGFHGTHVLSGVVLNILIFYRTATGLYDRRGHYEMVEKVGLYWHFVDLVWVFVFTFFYLV; encoded by the coding sequence ATGGCGGCTACTGTAACACACGATACCCTGACGCACGAATCGGATCAAATATTCGACAAGAAAACCTGGATGGGTGGGGTTGAACCAATGAAAGTGAGCTACGGCAAGCTGATGATGTGGTTCTTCCTGATCTCCGATACATTCACGTTTTCGGCTTTGCTGGTCACGTATGGCTTAATTCGCTATAGCTACCCCTCCTGGGACCCGGCTATTTACGGCGAAGTATTTAAGTTTTCGAACTTATACTGGCCAACACCCGAAATGGTTTATGCGTCAGTACCCTTCTTGCATGGCGTACACGCTCCGCTGATTTTCGTTGGTATCATGACCTTCATCCTTATCTTCAGTAGCGTTACGATGGTACTTGCTGTTGAAGCTGGACACCGAATGGATCGTGCCGATGTAGAAAAGTACATGCTTTGGACGATTCTTGGCGGATTCACTTTCCTGGGAAGCCAGGCTTGGGAGTGGTCTCACTTTATTCATGGAACAGAAACGGGTACAACCATTAGCGAACTTATAAATGGCCAAACAATTCAACGGACCATTTTCGGTGCTAACCTTGTCGAAAACCAGTACGGCCCTCCTGCTTTCGCTGACCTGTTTTTCTTTATCACGGGCTTCCACGGAACACACGTATTGAGTGGTGTGGTATTGAACATTCTGATTTTCTATCGGACGGCAACAGGATTATATGATCGTCGTGGCCACTATGAAATGGTTGAGAAAGTTGGTCTCTACTGGCACTTTGTCGATCTGGTTTGGGTATTTGTATTTACGTTCTTTTATCTGGTATAA
- a CDS encoding cytochrome c oxidase subunit 3: MSELVNDITLVEEPQETLSMNPRKFILWLFIVSIIMLFAAMTSAYLVRRAEGNWLEYDIPAIFKYSSIVLIASSLTMHWAYLSAKKDNFGSLKIAITITFVLGVIFLYMQFQGWVALVNENVFFVGNPAGSFMYIFTGLHGFHLISGLVVLVVALIASFRLRIHAKSMNQIEIAAVYWHFLDILWLYLFFFLVYFH; this comes from the coding sequence ATGAGTGAATTAGTAAACGACATTACATTAGTTGAAGAGCCGCAGGAAACGCTCTCGATGAATCCCCGCAAGTTTATACTGTGGTTGTTCATTGTTAGTATTATTATGCTTTTTGCCGCTATGACCAGTGCTTATCTGGTTCGAAGGGCGGAAGGCAATTGGCTGGAGTATGATATACCTGCAATATTTAAGTACAGTTCAATTGTACTGATTGCGAGTAGTCTGACAATGCACTGGGCTTATCTGTCTGCAAAAAAAGACAATTTTGGCAGTCTGAAAATTGCGATAACTATTACTTTTGTGCTTGGTGTGATTTTCCTGTACATGCAGTTTCAGGGTTGGGTTGCCTTGGTTAACGAAAACGTTTTCTTCGTTGGTAACCCGGCTGGGTCGTTCATGTATATTTTTACGGGCTTGCATGGGTTCCATCTAATCTCTGGCCTTGTCGTATTAGTCGTAGCATTGATAGCGTCTTTTCGGCTTCGCATTCATGCCAAAAGCATGAACCAGATTGAGATTGCGGCCGTTTACTGGCATTTTTTAGATATTTTGTGGTTGTATTTGTTTTTCTTTTTAGTCTATTTCCATTGA